The following proteins come from a genomic window of Thermocrinis jamiesonii:
- the kdsA gene encoding 3-deoxy-8-phosphooctulonate synthase gives MLIIAGPCAIENETVVFKTAEHIKELSEEYPEFDFYFKSSFDKANRSSVKSFRGPGLKEGLRILRKVKEELGLKITTDVHETWQVKPTAEVVDLIQVPAFLSRQTDLILECARSGKPVNVKKGQFMAPWDAKNIVEKLKVGGAVDFYITERGVSFGYNNLVVDFRSLVIMSQFTKVIFDATHSVQLPGGAGDRSSGQREFVIPLIRAAVAVGCDGIFMEVHPEPDKALSDGPNMLPLSSLRHVLETIRVIKNALSTLTSQPQAQPLLDRHH, from the coding sequence ATGCTGATAATAGCTGGACCCTGTGCAATAGAAAACGAAACTGTTGTGTTTAAAACTGCAGAGCATATAAAAGAACTTTCAGAAGAATATCCAGAATTTGACTTTTACTTTAAGTCATCTTTTGACAAAGCTAACAGGTCTTCCGTAAAGTCTTTTAGAGGTCCTGGTTTGAAAGAAGGTTTAAGGATCTTGCGGAAAGTTAAAGAGGAGTTAGGGCTAAAGATTACTACAGATGTGCATGAAACTTGGCAAGTAAAACCTACCGCAGAAGTAGTAGATCTTATTCAGGTGCCTGCCTTTTTAAGCAGGCAAACGGACTTAATTTTGGAGTGTGCAAGAAGTGGTAAGCCTGTAAATGTAAAAAAGGGTCAGTTTATGGCACCTTGGGATGCAAAGAACATTGTGGAAAAACTCAAAGTTGGTGGAGCGGTAGATTTTTACATCACCGAAAGGGGCGTTTCCTTTGGATACAACAACTTAGTGGTGGATTTTAGGAGTTTAGTAATCATGTCCCAATTTACAAAGGTTATATTTGATGCTACGCATAGCGTCCAACTGCCGGGCGGTGCTGGTGATAGGTCTTCTGGTCAGAGGGAGTTCGTTATTCCACTCATAAGGGCGGCGGTAGCAGTTGGTTGCGATGGTATTTTTATGGAGGTGCATCCTGAGCCAGACAAAGCCCTTTCCGACGGGCCAAACATGCTACCTTTATCCAGCTTAAGGCATGTGCTTGAGACTATAAGAGTTATAAAGAATGCTCTTTCTACCTTAACCTCTCAACCTCAGGCTCAACCTCTATTGGATAGACACCACTAA